A genome region from Fervidobacterium changbaicum includes the following:
- the pstB gene encoding phosphate ABC transporter ATP-binding protein PstB has translation MTDYVIEVRNFNAYYGEKLAVKDANLKVQKNKITAIMGPSGCGKSTLLRSMNRINDLIPEFKVQGEILFHDKNIYDPEVDVYTLRRRIGMVFQKPTPFPMSIFENIAYGLRLIGVTDRRELKEKVRTALEMAALWDEVKDDLEKSALKLSGGQQQRLCIARTIAIEPEVILFDEPTSALDPVATQKIEALIEELAEKFTIVIVTHNIGQASRISDYVVFMYRGEIIEQNETSKLLTNPQNEITQQFLSGKIG, from the coding sequence ATGACAGATTATGTAATTGAAGTGAGGAATTTCAACGCATACTACGGTGAAAAACTTGCAGTTAAAGATGCTAATTTGAAAGTTCAAAAAAATAAGATCACAGCTATCATGGGGCCATCGGGTTGCGGTAAGTCAACGTTGTTAAGAAGCATGAACAGGATAAACGACTTGATTCCAGAATTTAAAGTTCAAGGTGAAATACTCTTTCACGATAAGAACATATATGATCCCGAGGTTGATGTTTACACACTAAGAAGAAGGATAGGAATGGTCTTTCAAAAGCCAACACCGTTCCCTATGTCCATCTTTGAAAATATCGCGTACGGTTTGAGATTGATAGGTGTTACGGATAGAAGGGAGTTAAAAGAAAAGGTAAGGACCGCACTTGAGATGGCTGCATTGTGGGACGAGGTCAAAGATGACCTTGAAAAGAGCGCGTTAAAATTATCAGGTGGTCAGCAGCAAAGACTTTGTATAGCAAGAACCATTGCAATTGAGCCAGAAGTGATACTCTTTGATGAACCAACAAGTGCCCTTGATCCCGTTGCCACGCAAAAAATAGAAGCTTTGATTGAAGAATTAGCAGAGAAATTTACAATTGTGATCGTTACGCACAACATAGGACAAGCTTCAAGAATTTCAGATTACGTCGTTTTCATGTACCGTGGAGAGATAATTGAACAAAACGAAACCTCAAAACTGCTAACAAATCCGCAAAACGAAATCACACAGCAGTTCTTAAGTGGTAAAATAGGATAA
- a CDS encoding PstC family ABC transporter permease, with protein MHREIKDKTRKALMGISSITAIAALFGIYYYLVKESLPAIRSVGAELFLSDQWYPVWEPAEFGMRALIINSIIVTALGTLIVVPIAYFMAIYLHGFASKKEKSVIRRLIEYLSGIPSVIIAFVFLTYLSPVFPKLGIYSPQNLLLALIGLFFLTIPISTVLILESLDNVPRELEEASAALGALPLKTYTRITTKAALPGVLNAIVLTANRIVGETIVVLLLGGGAAMVPRKLTDPMKTLTAAIASEMPEAARFSLHYSALFFAGLVLIIFSTIFELTSVALLRRSRK; from the coding sequence GTGCACAGAGAGATAAAGGACAAGACGCGTAAAGCATTGATGGGAATATCTTCAATTACAGCGATCGCTGCTCTCTTTGGGATATATTACTACCTTGTGAAAGAATCTTTACCAGCTATCCGCTCCGTTGGAGCGGAGCTCTTTTTGTCTGATCAATGGTACCCGGTATGGGAGCCTGCAGAATTTGGAATGCGCGCACTTATCATCAATTCAATCATTGTAACCGCTTTAGGAACACTTATTGTTGTACCTATAGCGTACTTTATGGCAATATATTTGCACGGATTTGCTTCTAAGAAGGAAAAGTCTGTGATAAGGCGATTAATCGAGTACCTTTCTGGTATTCCATCGGTGATCATTGCTTTCGTATTCTTGACCTATCTAAGCCCAGTTTTCCCTAAATTGGGTATATACTCACCGCAGAACTTGCTACTTGCACTGATAGGATTGTTCTTTTTAACGATACCGATAAGCACGGTTTTGATATTGGAGTCTTTGGATAATGTTCCAAGGGAATTGGAGGAAGCAAGTGCAGCACTTGGGGCATTGCCGTTGAAAACATATACGAGAATTACAACAAAGGCGGCCTTACCTGGTGTTTTGAATGCTATCGTTCTTACAGCTAACCGAATCGTTGGTGAAACTATCGTCGTGCTGCTTCTTGGTGGTGGAGCTGCGATGGTACCCAGAAAATTGACCGACCCGATGAAGACGTTAACGGCTGCTATAGCGAGCGAAATGCCCGAGGCAGCAAGGTTCTCTTTGCACTACAGTGCGTTGTTCTTCGCTGGATTAGTTTTGATAATCTTTTCAACGATATTTGAACTAACCTCTGTTGCGCTGCTAAGGAGGAGTCGCAAATGA
- the phoU gene encoding phosphate signaling complex protein PhoU: MTDERHHFEKEFSMLRAELSKMVSLVTDSIEMASVAFENLDRSMSKKILDLDDEIDNINREIENLVLDIIARFNPLGKDLRYTIAAMKLANNLERIGDHACNFAEKTLWISENLPEFKPSNLVKQMFGEVINMLQKTVLAFSRRDIELAKETWKMDDIIDDLDKKVTNDVERFEPHTLVLNVLFARDLERVADHLTNICEEIVFIETGKELKNLL, from the coding sequence ATGACCGATGAAAGACACCATTTCGAGAAAGAGTTTTCAATGCTCAGGGCAGAGCTTTCAAAGATGGTTTCACTTGTAACTGACTCCATAGAAATGGCCTCCGTAGCTTTCGAAAACCTAGATCGGTCGATGTCTAAGAAGATTTTGGACCTTGATGATGAAATAGATAATATCAACAGAGAAATAGAAAATCTCGTCTTAGATATAATCGCAAGGTTCAATCCCCTTGGTAAAGATTTGAGATACACGATTGCAGCGATGAAGCTGGCCAACAACCTTGAGAGAATAGGCGACCACGCGTGCAACTTTGCTGAAAAGACGCTCTGGATTTCTGAGAATTTGCCTGAGTTTAAACCTTCGAACTTGGTTAAACAGATGTTCGGAGAGGTTATCAATATGCTCCAGAAAACCGTGCTGGCCTTTTCCAGAAGGGACATAGAGCTTGCCAAGGAAACGTGGAAAATGGATGACATCATCGATGATTTGGATAAAAAAGTTACCAACGACGTTGAAAGGTTTGAGCCCCATACGTTGGTTTTGAACGTGCTTTTTGCCAGGGATTTAGAACGTGTCGCCGACCATTTGACAAATATATGCGAAGAAATCGTGTTTATAGAAACCGGAAAGGAGCTTAAGAACCTGCTATGA
- the pstA gene encoding phosphate ABC transporter permease PstA: protein MSPDKKKLRSKVSENKKARIVLRTLTYVISVLIVLVFLLAFVPGFKYWSWEFFSQFPKNQMTDGGIFPAILGSVLLTAVSLVVAVPLGVLLGIVLSEYNLTYIKFAVTVLSGVPSIVYGLFGLGLFCITMNMRTSILAGALTLSLMVLPVISSSVYEVMQSIPRELREAAYALGARKSEVIFDMLVPSVRNSILTVSFVSAGRVIGETAPLILTAAVFYSPQLPRNLLSPVMTLPTHVYYLAAAYGSKARWMAEGTSSVLILFVILVYTIAFMFRREKK, encoded by the coding sequence ATGAGCCCTGATAAAAAGAAACTCAGATCAAAGGTCTCAGAAAACAAGAAGGCACGTATTGTTTTAAGAACACTGACGTACGTAATTTCGGTTCTTATCGTTCTTGTCTTCTTACTAGCGTTCGTTCCAGGTTTTAAATACTGGTCTTGGGAGTTCTTCTCTCAATTTCCTAAAAACCAGATGACGGATGGTGGGATATTCCCAGCGATTTTGGGTTCGGTACTGTTGACAGCTGTATCGTTGGTGGTTGCCGTTCCACTGGGAGTATTACTTGGTATTGTGCTATCTGAATACAATTTAACCTACATAAAATTCGCGGTGACGGTCCTAAGTGGTGTTCCATCGATCGTGTACGGACTTTTCGGATTGGGGTTGTTCTGCATAACCATGAATATGCGCACTTCGATACTTGCAGGTGCGTTGACTTTATCACTTATGGTTCTACCCGTTATTTCGTCTTCGGTTTACGAAGTTATGCAATCCATACCAAGAGAGCTCAGAGAAGCTGCGTATGCTCTTGGTGCGAGAAAGAGTGAAGTAATATTCGACATGTTGGTTCCTTCTGTAAGAAACAGTATTTTAACTGTATCGTTCGTGAGTGCCGGTCGTGTTATTGGTGAAACCGCACCGTTGATCTTAACTGCTGCGGTTTTCTATTCACCACAGCTACCGAGAAATTTACTTTCCCCTGTTATGACACTACCAACACACGTATATTACTTGGCTGCTGCGTACGGCAGTAAAGCACGCTGGATGGCGGAAGGTACATCGTCTGTTTTGATACTATTCGTGATACTTGTTTATACAATAGCATTCATGTTCAGGAGGGAAAAGAAATGA
- a CDS encoding response regulator transcription factor yields MRVLVVEDERLLAENISRMLKNEGFEVEVAYNIGEMYRKVEKFSPELIVLDLMLPDGNALNEIQEIKAELPDVGIIVISAKNTDLDKIIGIELGADDYVGKPFNTRELVARVKAFFRRTKGLKEVIRYGKLEIFPEDYTVFYDGKKIELTSKEFEILRLLAQRPDRVYSREQILEELWKDEFEVYDRVIDVHINSLRKKLGKNWIVTVRGVGYKFSKKGDTSVESDGTERINESNESTSH; encoded by the coding sequence ATGAGGGTGCTCGTTGTTGAGGATGAACGTCTACTTGCTGAAAATATAAGTAGGATGCTGAAAAATGAAGGATTTGAGGTAGAGGTCGCTTACAACATCGGTGAGATGTACAGAAAGGTTGAAAAGTTCAGTCCGGAATTGATAGTTCTGGACCTCATGTTGCCTGACGGAAACGCGTTGAACGAAATACAGGAGATAAAGGCCGAGCTCCCGGATGTCGGTATTATCGTTATATCCGCAAAGAACACTGATCTGGATAAGATAATAGGCATCGAACTCGGTGCCGACGACTATGTCGGCAAACCTTTCAACACGAGAGAACTCGTCGCACGAGTTAAGGCGTTTTTCAGAAGAACTAAAGGACTTAAAGAGGTTATACGCTACGGTAAGTTAGAGATATTTCCGGAAGATTACACTGTGTTCTACGATGGAAAAAAGATAGAACTGACATCGAAGGAATTTGAAATATTAAGACTACTTGCTCAGAGACCAGATAGAGTTTACTCCAGAGAGCAGATCCTTGAGGAGTTGTGGAAGGATGAGTTCGAAGTCTACGATAGGGTCATTGATGTGCATATAAACAGCTTGAGAAAAAAACTTGGTAAAAATTGGATCGTAACGGTTCGTGGAGTTGGATACAAATTCTCAAAGAAAGGGGATACCTCCGTTGAATCAGATGGAACCGAGAGAATCAACGAATCAAATGAATCAACAAGTCACTAA
- a CDS encoding sensor histidine kinase codes for MKLLDHVQEALLFLDGSKIAYANKKAKEFFGECEGSDLFELLILEKGTLLVDSIHSDSLQGNLEFEDKVFSGKKGGWIHFHITYVKQLSAIILRDITQERILQEAKDNMSVLVAHELKNPLSVLLSTISEMIEDEDDEENLRKLLTVEKQALRLRRIVEQIEYITMAQLGLYTPKPVFINVKRLLDSVLDDIIELAQKKSITIEKQISIDNIVADEFIIRTILRNLISNAVKYSFENSRVIVKITQDYISVRDFGVGIPDEDIPKIFNRFYRTSTAVKMASGSGLGLAVVKHLANIADYRIEVKSQRMIGTEFIVYLR; via the coding sequence TTGAAGCTTTTGGATCACGTACAAGAAGCGCTTCTTTTCTTAGATGGTTCGAAAATCGCGTACGCAAACAAAAAGGCAAAAGAGTTCTTTGGAGAGTGTGAAGGTTCTGATCTGTTCGAACTTCTCATTTTAGAAAAAGGAACTTTGCTTGTTGATAGTATTCATTCCGATAGTTTGCAAGGCAACTTGGAATTTGAGGATAAGGTGTTTTCAGGGAAAAAGGGTGGATGGATTCATTTCCACATCACTTACGTTAAGCAGCTTTCTGCTATAATCCTTCGAGATATAACTCAGGAAAGAATTCTTCAAGAAGCAAAAGATAACATGTCAGTTCTCGTTGCGCACGAGCTGAAAAATCCACTTAGTGTGCTGCTCAGCACTATATCTGAGATGATAGAAGACGAGGACGATGAAGAAAATCTAAGAAAACTGCTTACCGTGGAAAAGCAGGCACTCAGACTCAGAAGAATCGTAGAGCAGATTGAGTATATAACCATGGCGCAGTTGGGTTTGTACACGCCCAAACCAGTTTTTATTAATGTGAAAAGATTGCTTGATAGCGTTCTCGATGATATCATCGAACTTGCGCAAAAAAAGTCAATCACTATAGAAAAGCAAATTAGTATTGATAATATCGTAGCTGATGAGTTCATAATTAGAACCATACTGAGAAATCTTATTTCAAATGCCGTTAAATACTCATTCGAAAACTCAAGAGTTATTGTGAAGATTACGCAAGATTACATTTCAGTGCGTGATTTCGGTGTCGGTATCCCCGATGAGGATATTCCGAAAATTTTCAATAGATTTTACCGCACGTCTACAGCTGTCAAAATGGCTTCGGGCTCTGGCCTTGGGCTTGCTGTAGTGAAACATCTTGCGAACATTGCCGATTACAGAATAGAAGTTAAGTCTCAGCGCATGATAGGAACGGAGTTTATCGTTTATCTGAGATAG
- a CDS encoding methyl-accepting chemotaxis protein, translated as MLSYYVSYHLVEKQLGEDGITTLRAVSVGIRPSDMERVVTTMSDEIPEYEEIHSYLNKVRVKTGLKYLYTFFFNPDGSITYLVDGYPKNSEFFSEIGSKDDEPAVSEKDFGTRDYVFTNIAYYQQWGYLKSVFYRLRNFAGKTVYLGADYDADFIRKLAISNSLKISLIITVFEVIFVFFIVYILRKIKLVSEVSKTLSQGDLTKAVAVKGKNEVSEMLKLFEVLRMSLVKLISDVKNSIELADSEIRANQSVIETVSQNFQSNIEELRNIFQNISAAINNVTASTEEIGASASSMIESIHRFIGDLESAAKSLELMARNAVKSKEMMTESVSALESARASSEEISKLVREISGKNVKIDDVLKGITGIAEQTNLLALNAAIEAARAGEAGRGFAVVADEIRKLAEQSKVFVEQAKGILESIFEDIRNINSDYSETLKKITDSANKITSASESYNLIIEEAEKISTVLDNLTVEGRGQGETVGEIADAINGLVTSIEEIAKLVHTFEESVDFVRSSFKKIELSSVSVSEAFTKVREDIGKFKT; from the coding sequence TTGCTCAGCTATTACGTCTCATATCATCTTGTAGAAAAACAACTTGGTGAAGACGGGATTACAACTCTGCGAGCAGTTAGCGTTGGTATAAGACCGTCTGATATGGAGCGTGTAGTTACAACGATGTCCGATGAAATACCTGAGTACGAAGAAATCCACTCCTATTTAAACAAAGTTAGGGTAAAAACAGGTTTGAAATACCTTTACACTTTTTTCTTTAATCCAGACGGTAGTATCACGTACTTAGTAGATGGCTATCCAAAGAATTCGGAATTTTTCTCAGAGATAGGTAGCAAAGATGATGAACCAGCCGTTTCTGAGAAGGATTTTGGAACAAGAGACTATGTGTTTACAAATATAGCTTACTACCAGCAGTGGGGATATCTGAAAAGTGTCTTTTATAGGCTTCGCAATTTCGCAGGAAAGACGGTCTATCTTGGAGCTGATTACGATGCCGATTTTATTAGAAAGCTCGCAATTTCTAATTCATTAAAAATCTCACTCATAATTACTGTATTCGAGGTCATCTTTGTTTTCTTCATAGTCTATATACTACGAAAAATTAAGTTAGTGTCAGAAGTATCGAAAACATTGTCCCAGGGAGATTTGACGAAAGCAGTTGCTGTCAAAGGGAAAAATGAGGTCTCAGAAATGCTAAAGTTATTTGAAGTTCTGCGAATGAGTTTGGTAAAACTGATCAGTGACGTAAAAAATAGCATAGAGCTGGCCGATTCGGAGATACGAGCAAATCAAAGTGTGATCGAAACCGTTTCACAAAATTTCCAAAGCAATATAGAAGAACTCAGGAATATTTTCCAAAATATATCCGCAGCGATAAACAATGTCACTGCCAGTACAGAAGAGATTGGTGCCTCCGCTTCTTCGATGATCGAAAGCATCCATAGATTCATTGGTGATTTGGAAAGTGCTGCAAAATCCTTAGAATTGATGGCAAGAAATGCTGTCAAATCGAAGGAAATGATGACCGAAAGTGTTTCCGCTCTTGAAAGCGCAAGAGCATCGAGCGAAGAGATTTCAAAACTGGTGCGTGAGATTTCTGGGAAGAATGTAAAGATAGATGATGTTTTGAAAGGTATAACGGGCATAGCAGAGCAGACTAACCTACTTGCACTAAATGCTGCGATAGAGGCAGCAAGGGCAGGTGAAGCAGGACGAGGCTTTGCGGTAGTTGCTGATGAGATAAGGAAACTCGCAGAGCAAAGTAAAGTGTTCGTAGAGCAAGCGAAAGGTATACTTGAGAGTATATTTGAGGATATAAGGAACATAAACTCGGATTATTCGGAAACACTCAAGAAAATAACTGATAGTGCAAACAAGATTACTTCTGCTTCAGAAAGCTATAATTTGATAATTGAAGAAGCGGAGAAAATTTCAACCGTACTCGACAACTTGACAGTTGAAGGACGCGGCCAGGGGGAGACTGTCGGAGAGATAGCTGATGCGATAAATGGATTGGTAACTTCTATAGAAGAGATCGCTAAACTGGTTCATACCTTTGAAGAATCGGTAGATTTTGTTAGAAGTTCATTTAAGAAGATAGAATTATCTTCTGTATCCGTTAGCGAAGCATTTACTAAAGTAAGAGAAGACATCGGAAAATTTAAAACTTAA